In Oryza brachyantha chromosome 1, ObraRS2, whole genome shotgun sequence, the following are encoded in one genomic region:
- the LOC102709615 gene encoding DNA-damage-repair/toleration protein DRT111, chloroplastic: MLGGLYGDLPPPASSGDDDKPSAAGWSSAAKMAPPTLRKPSTTFAPPPSVLRNPRPAPKAPAAQPPPVPVPVEITVSTSSFQPALVAVQSTVMEEYDPARPNDYEDYRKEKLKRAKEAEVRKELERRRREEEERERERELREREGRDTLNISGEEAWKRRAAMSSSAAPRAPSSPPHGGDGFAIGNSSSSGLGLGAGGQMTAAQRMMAKMGWKEGQGLGKQEQGITAPLVAKKTDRRGGVIVDENSSKPEKKPKSVSFDGPPTRVLLLRNMVGPGEVDDELEEEVASECSKYGTVCRVLIFEITQADFPSDEAVRIFIQFERAEEATKAMIDLEGRFFGGRVVRATFFDEERFAKNQLAPMPGEVAGFD, from the exons ATGCTGGGCGGATTGTACGGcgacctcccgccgccggcctcctccggcgACGATGACaagccctccgccgccggctggtCCAGCGCCGCCAAGATGGCGCCCCCCACCCTCCGCAAGCCCTCTACTACCTTCGCCCCGCCCCCCTCCGTCCTCAGGAacccccgccccgcccccaaggcccccgccgcccagccgccgccggtgccagTTCCGGTCGAAATCAccgtctccacctcctccttccAGCCtgccctcgtcgccgtccagtcCACCGTTATGGAGGAGTACGACCCGGCCAGGCCCAACGACTACGAGGACTACAGGAAGGAAAAGCTCAAGAGGGCCAAGGAGGCCGAGGTCAGGAAGGAGCtcgagcggaggcggcgtgaggaagaggagagggagagggagcgtGAGCTCAGAGAAAGGGAGGGCCGCGACACGCTCAACATATCTGGTGAGGAAGCCTGGAAGAGGAGGGCCGCAATGAGCAGCTCGGCCGCTCCGAGGGCGCCCTCTTCCCCACCCCATGGGGGAGATGGCTTCGCCATCGGGAACTCCTCTTCTTCCGGTTTGGGCCTTGGCGCCGGCGGACAGATGACTGCTGCACAGAGAATGATGGCCAAGATGGGGTGGAAGGAAGGCCAAGGACTTGGCAAGCAAGAACAGGGAATCACTGCACCTCTGGTGGCTAAGAAGACTGATAGGAGGGGAGGGGTTATTGTGGATGAGAACAGTTCCAAGCCAGAAAAGAAGCCAAAATCCGTCAGCTTTGATGGCCCTCCGACACGAGTTTTGCTCCTCCGTAACATG GTTGGTCCAGGTGAGGTTGACGATGAGCTGGAGGAAGAAGTGGCCTCAGAGTGTAGCAAGTACGGGACAGTGTGTCGCGTGCTGATATTTGAGATCACTCAGGCGGACTTCCCCTCGGATGAGGCTGTGAGGATCTTCATACAGTTTGAGAGGGCGGAAGAAGCAACCAAAGCGATGATTGATCTGGAAGGGCGCTTCTTTGGCGGGCGGGTGGTGCGTGCCACATTCTTTGATGAGGAGAGGTTTGCGAAGAACCAGCTCGCCCCCATGCCCGGTGAAGTTGCAGGCTTCGACTAG